From Carassius auratus strain Wakin chromosome 22, ASM336829v1, whole genome shotgun sequence, a single genomic window includes:
- the LOC113040389 gene encoding cytochrome c oxidase assembly protein COX14 homolog isoform X1 encodes MRINHFPDNRTAFPHNVTLDCNLNRSVMLSGKRIADVGYKLFSGSMMLLTVYGGYLCVLRAQRFMQRQKQLEAQNESTASETIKD; translated from the exons ATGCGCATAAACCATTTCCCTGACAACAGAACTGCATTTCCTCATAACGTTACTTTGGATTGTAATTTAAACAG ATCGGTCATGCTCAGCGGGAAGCGCATCGCTGATGTGGGTTATAAGCTCTTCTCGGGCTCCATGATGCTGCTGACGGTGTACGGCGGATACCTGTGTGTCCTGAGGGCTCAAAGATTCATGCAGAGACAGAAACAGCTGGAGGCACAGAATGAGAGCACGGCTTCAGAAACCATTAAAGACTGA
- the LOC113040389 gene encoding cytochrome c oxidase assembly protein COX14 homolog isoform X2 has protein sequence MLSGKRIADVGYKLFSGSMMLLTVYGGYLCVLRAQRFMQRQKQLEAQNESTASETIKD, from the coding sequence ATGCTCAGCGGGAAGCGCATCGCTGATGTGGGTTATAAGCTCTTCTCGGGCTCCATGATGCTGCTGACGGTGTACGGCGGATACCTGTGTGTCCTGAGGGCTCAAAGATTCATGCAGAGACAGAAACAGCTGGAGGCACAGAATGAGAGCACGGCTTCAGAAACCATTAAAGACTGA